The following coding sequences lie in one Anguilla anguilla isolate fAngAng1 chromosome 14, fAngAng1.pri, whole genome shotgun sequence genomic window:
- the nefma gene encoding neurofilament, medium polypeptide a encodes MSYTLETIGSPYRRAMDSRTSYSRTSGTPSSGFRSQSWSRSSQNSALSSSYKRTVNLPVSRAYSATVLSSCDSADFTQSSIFNGDYKRSNEKEQLQGLNDRFAGYIDKVHYLEQQNKQLETEIQVLRQKQVSQSQLGDMYDQELEELRSMLQQINHEKAQIQLDSDHVEDDIQRLKDRLEEEARIREETEAIIRALKKDMGDSVLAKDELDKKVQSLQDEIAFIRNNHEEEVSDLLAQVQASQVTVEMRDFQKTDLTEALREIRTQLEGHSSQNLQQVEDWFMCRFAKLTEAAEQNKDAIKSARDEISEYRRQLQTKTIELESVRGTKDSLERQLNEIEDRHNNDLASYQETIRQLDNELKSTKWEMARHLREYQDLLNVKMALDIEIAAYRKLLEGEETHFSSFSGPTSYAYRQPVKVKETTKLKVQHKFVEEIIEETKVENEKAEMEEALAEMAEELSAVLAKGEEDGEEEGEGEGEGEEAEGGEGEAEGGEEEKEEAEAEGEGEKEEGEGEVVPSKVTASPPGEEEEAGEKEGEAEGEREGDEGEKEGEGEAGEGEEKGDEAEEKGEGAEDEGKDEEEEKAEATAEEAAQSPKASPEKEKKGEKEEEQGKDDKGAGKAEEPSDKVPKEEKKDESAKAVKEKQEEEKEPEKQKEPEKEKETVKEKEPEKQKEPEKEKKTVKDRAPERPKEQEKPKEAEKEKEPEKQKAEKEEKKKEEKAGGVAPAKEAKAKEEPPKPAAAKEEKKSAPEPAAEKEDEKKDEKKDEKKDGDADKGGPDEEDKKQQVITNGVDESPTKDEPAQKVVITKTVETITTGEDGAKHVTKHVTVTQTVEETGATVQEKVVSSKKVEKQATQVVKQITETE; translated from the exons ATGAGTTATACGCTGGAAACTATAGGGAGCCCGTATAGGAGGGCGATGGATTCTCGGACCTCATACAGCCGCACCAGCGGAACCCCGTCAAGCGGATTCCGGTCCCAGTCGTGGTCGAGGTCTAGCCAAAACTCCGCTCTGTCATCCTCCTACAAGAGGACGGTGAATTTGCCCGTGTCCCGTGCCTACAGCGCTACCGTGCTTAGCTCCTGCGACAGCGCTGATTTCACCCAGTCCTCTATTTTCAATGGGGACTACAAGCGCTCAAACGAGAAGGAACAACTTCAGGGACTTAACGACCGCTTCGCAGGTTACATCGACAAGGTGCATTACCTGGAGCAGCAGAACAAGCAGCTGGAGACGGAAATCCAAGTGCTGCGACAGAAGCAGGTGTCGCAATCCCAGCTGGGTGATATGTACGACCAGGAGTTGGAGGAGCTGCGCTCTATGCTGCAGCAGATTAACCACGAAAAGGCGCAGATCCAACTCGACTCCGACCATGTCGAGGACGACATTCAGCGGCTGAAGGACCGCTTGGAGGAAGAGGCCCGCATCAGGGAGGAGACGGAAGCCATCATCCGCGCGCTGAAGAAAGACATGGGCGACTCTGTGCTGGCGAAGGACGAGTTGGACAAAAAAGTACAGTCCCTCCAGGACGAGATTGCCTTCATCCGCAACAACCACGAAGAAGAGGTGAGCGACTTGCTGGCTCAGGTGCAAGCGTCGCAAGTGACCGTGGAGATGAGGGATTTCCAAAAGACCGACCTCACCGAGGCGCTCCGAGAGATCCGCACGCAGCTCGAGGGCCACTCGTCCCAGAACCTGCAGCAGGTGGAGGACTGGTTCATGTGCCGCTTTGCCAAGCTGACGGAAGCCGCGGAGCAAAATAAGGACGCGATCAAGTCCGCCCGTGACGAGATCTCCGAGTACCGCCGCCAACTTCAGACCAAAACCATCGAGCTGGAGTCTGTCCGGGGTACCAAAGATTCTCTGGAGAGGCAACTAAACGAAATCGAGGACAGACACAACAATGACCTTGCCAGCTATCAG GAGACAATTCGCCAACTGGATAATGAGCTGAAGAGTACGAAGTGGGAAATGGCCCGTCATCTGCGCGAATACCAGGACCTGCTGAACGTTAAGATGGCCCTGGATATTGAAATCGCAGCTTACAG GAAGCTTCTGGAAGGAGAGGAGACCCACTTCAGCTCGTTCTCCGGCCCCACCTCCTACGCTTACCGCCAGCCCGTCAAAGTCAAGGAGACCACCAAGCTGAAGGTCCAGCACAAGTTTGTGGAGGAGATCATCGAGGAGACGAAAGTGGAGAACGAGAAGGCCGAGATGGAGGAAGCCCTGGCGGAGATGGCGGAAGAGCTGTCTGCAGTGCTGGCCAAGGGAGAGGAGGacggagaagaagaaggagaaggagagggagagggagaggaagcagaaggaggggagggggaagctgaaggaggagaagaagaaaaagaagaggcagaggcagaaggagaaggagaaaaggaagagggggagggggaggtggtgcCTTCCAAAGTAACCGCCAGCCCTcctggagaagaggaggaggccggagagaaggaaggagaagcagagggggagagagaaggggatgaaggagagaaggagggagaaggCGAAgccggagagggggaggagaaaggagaCGAGGCTGAGGAAAAgggtgagggggcagaggaTGAAGGgaaagatgaggaagaggagaaggctGAAGCCACAGCGGAGGAGGCTGCCCAGAGCCCCAAGGCCTCTccagagaaggagaagaagggagagaaagaggaggagcaaggaaaggacgATAAGGGAGCAGGCAAAGCAGAAGAACCCAGCGACAAAGTGCCTAAAGAGGAAAAGAAGGACGAAAGTGCTAAGGCTGTGAAAGAGAaacaggaggaagagaaagaaccagaaaaacagaaagagccagagaaagagaaggagacagtgaaagagaaagaaccagaaaaacagaaagagccggagaaagagaagaagacgGTGAAAGACAGAGCACCAGAGAGACCAAAAGAACAAGAGAAACCAAaagaagcagagaaagagaaagagccagaaaaacagaaagcagagaaggaggagaagaaaaaggaggagaaagcAGGAGGTGTTGCTCCCGCCAAAGAAGCCAAAGCAAAGGAGGAGCCGCCTAAACCCGCCGCCGCcaaagaggagaagaagagcgCTCCGGAACCGGCCGCAGAGAAGGAGGACGAGAAGAAGGACGAGAAGAAGGACGAGAAGAAGGACGGAGACGCGGATAAGGGAGGACCGGACGAGGAGGACAAGAAGCAGCAGGTGATCACCAACGGCGTGGACGAGAGCCCCACCAAGGACGAGCCCGCCCAGAAGGTGGTCATCACCAAGACCGTGGAGACCATCACCACCGGCGAGGACGGCGCCAAGCACGTCACCAAGCACGTCACCGTCACCCAGACCGTGGAGGAGACGGGTGCCACCGTGCAGGAGAAGGTGGTCTCCTCCAAAAAGGTGGAGAAGCAAGCCACCCAGGTGGTGAAGCAAATCACAGAAACCGAGTGA